The following are from one region of the Anaerolineae bacterium genome:
- the moaC gene encoding cyclic pyranopterin monophosphate synthase MoaC: MNDTPTNVENPSLTHVDAQGQVRMVDVTAKPDTERVAVARGRVYMRAETLRLIQAGQMKKGDVLTTARIAGIMAAKHTGTLIPMCHPLLLTHVAVELTPGPADQEPAYIDIEAAVRTTGKTGVEMEALTAVSVAALTIYDMAKAVDRGMRITDIRLVRKAGGKSGEIILEE; this comes from the coding sequence ATGAACGATACACCAACCAATGTCGAAAATCCATCCCTGACCCATGTGGATGCACAGGGACAGGTGCGCATGGTGGACGTCACCGCCAAACCGGACACTGAACGCGTGGCGGTGGCGCGCGGGCGCGTCTATATGCGCGCCGAGACTCTGCGCTTGATCCAGGCCGGCCAGATGAAGAAAGGCGATGTGCTGACCACGGCCCGCATCGCCGGCATCATGGCCGCCAAGCACACCGGCACCCTCATCCCCATGTGCCACCCGCTCCTGCTCACCCATGTGGCCGTTGAGCTGACGCCGGGGCCGGCGGACCAGGAGCCGGCCTATATTGATATCGAGGCGGCGGTGCGCACCACCGGCAAGACCGGCGTGGAGATGGAGGCCTTGACCGCCGTGTCGGTGGCGGCGCTGACCATTTACGACATGGCGAAGGCCGTGGACCGCGGCATGCGCATCACCGATATCCGGCTGGTGCGCAAGGCCGGCGGCAAAAGCGGGGAAATCATCCTGGAGGAATAA
- the moaD gene encoding molybdopterin converting factor subunit 1, with the protein MRLRLFASLRDAAGIEAVELELPDDITVGEALDQLCALYPALGRWREHIMLARNRRYVTMEDRLADGDEIALFPPVSGG; encoded by the coding sequence GTGCGTCTGCGTCTCTTCGCATCACTGCGCGACGCGGCCGGCATCGAGGCCGTCGAATTGGAACTGCCCGACGATATCACCGTCGGGGAAGCGTTGGATCAGCTCTGCGCCCTGTATCCCGCGTTGGGCCGCTGGCGGGAGCATATCATGCTGGCGCGCAACCGCCGTTATGTGACCATGGAGGACCGGCTGGCGGACGGCGATGAGATCGCCCTCTTCCCGCCGGTGAGCGGAGGATGA